A window of the Eremothecium cymbalariae DBVPG#7215 chromosome 5, complete sequence genome harbors these coding sequences:
- the RPA43 gene encoding DNA-directed RNA polymerase I subunit RPA43 (similar to Ashbya gossypii ADR377W): protein MVAKKVSPSQLKALKFIRKHTRLCKNPIDPESNTSQCIVRIPVSLYVSLAPVYQQQPLEGIKRQHLNPMVMKYNADVSGVILGYENVSILSEDPLSEDSTDSPAHSLIKLTPDTPFGFTWCQLNLIVWSPQIGDIVEGWIFIQSASHIGLLIHDAFNASIKKNSIPNNWTFIHTDESGSTMGENGQDSIGVKRSRSLGHWVDSNGKQIDGKLKFTIKKVYTTGRMVSLEGSLLNEDCASRSQAENLPVVSNTKIVFDDEVFQENKESHKDLELSVVKEDNGDEIVYEKDSSDSDSSHSD, encoded by the coding sequence ATGGTTGCAAAGAAGGTTTCTCCATCGCAATTGAAGGCCTTAAAATTCATTAGAAAACATACCAGGCTATGCAAAAATCCAATTGATCCTGAAAGCAATACTTCTCAATGCATTGTGCGTATTCCGGTGTCCCTGTATGTTTCATTGGCACCTGTttatcaacagcaaccATTAGAAGGCATAAAGAGGCAGCATTTAAACCCTATGGTAATGAAATACAACGCAGATGTCTCTGGAGTAATACTTGGTTATGAAAATGTTAGCATTCTGAGTGAAGACCCATTAAGTGAAGATTCAACCGATTCTCCAGCTCACAGCCTTATTAAATTAACTCCAGACACGCCCTTTGGGTTCACCTGGTGTCAGTTAAATCTCATCGTCTGGTCCCCACAAATCGGCGATATAGTAGAAGGTTGGATCTTTATACAGTCCGCTTCGCACATTGGTTTATTGATCCACGATGCATTTAATGCgtcaattaaaaaaaatagtataCCAAATAATTGGACTTTTATTCATACTGATGAAAGTGGATCGACTATGGGTGAAAACGGTCAAGACTCTATTGGCGTTAAGAGGAGTCGTTCGCTAGGACACTGGGTTGATAGCAACGGTAAACAAATTGATGGAAAGCTTAAATTTACAATCAAAAAAGTATACACCACTGGGAGGATGGTTTCCTTGGAAGGTTCCTTATTAAACGAAGATTGCGCTTCCCGCTCTCAGGCAGAGAACTTACCAGTTGTATCTAATACCAAGAttgtatttgatgatgaggtaTTTCAGGAAAATAAAGAATCTCACAAGGACTTGGAATTAAGTGTCGTTAAGGAAGATAACGGCGATGAGATTGTTTATGAGAAAGATTCTAGTGACAGCGATTCTAGTCATAGCGACTAG